From a single Strix uralensis isolate ZFMK-TIS-50842 chromosome 27, bStrUra1, whole genome shotgun sequence genomic region:
- the GIPC3 gene encoding PDZ domain-containing protein GIPC3, with protein sequence MRRAGRRGRQAQEGSPMENGMGQEPGTPEPPAAEGISAPRPPRTRPRLVFHTQLAHGSPTGRIEGFTNVKELYAKIAEVFGISPTEILFCTLNTHKVDMQKLLGGQIGLEDFIFAHVRGETKEVEVTKTEDALGLTITDNGAGYAFIKRIKEGSIINRIQTVCVGDSIEAINDHTIVGCRHYEVARMLRELPRAQPFTLRLVQPKKAFDMIGQRTRSSKSPGEGRVATGKETLRLRAQGPATLEEGPSPFEEEAARRVDDLLESYMGIRDSELASTMVEAAKESPGAAQLARGLDSVLGEFAFPQEFVAEVWAAVCHPKAGQE encoded by the exons atgcggcgggcgggcaggcgcgGCAGGCAGGCCCAGGAGGGCAGCCCCATGGAGAACGGCATGGGGCAGGAGCCGGGGACCCCTGAGCCGCCCGCCGCCGAGGGTATCtcagccccccggcccccccgtaCCCGCCCCAGGCTGGTGTTTCACACGCAGCTGGCCCACGGCAGCCCCACGGGGCGCATCGAGGGCTTCACCAACGTCAAGGAGCTCTACGCCAAAATCGCTGAGGTCTTCGGCATCTCGCCCACCGAG ATCCTCTTCTGCACGCTCAACACGCACAAAGTAGACATGCAGAAGCTGCTGGGGGGGCAGATCGGCCTGGAGGACTTCATCTTTGCCCACGTCCGGGGCGAGACGAAGGAGGTGGAGGTGACCAAGACGGAGGACGCGCTTGGCCTCACCATCACGGACAACGGGGCTGGCTACGCTTTCATCAAG AGAATCAAGGAGGGGAGCATCATCAACCGCATCCAGACGGTGTGTGTGGGCGACAGCATCGAGGCCATCAACGACCACACCATCGTGGGCTGCCGGCACTACGAGGTGGCCCGGATGCTGCGGGAGCTGCCCCGGGCTCAGCCCTTCACCCTCCGCCTGGTGCAGCCCAAAAAGGCCTTtg ACATGATCGGGCAGAGGACGAGGAGCAGCAAGTCCCCGGGTGAGGGCAGAGTGGCCACCGGCAAGGAAACGCTGCGGCTGCGGGCGCAGGGCCCAGCCACACTGGAGGAGGGG cccagcccgttTGAGGAAGAAGCTGCCCGGCGGGTGGACGATCTGCTGGAGAGCTACATGGGCATCCGCGACAGCGAGCTGG cCTCGACGATGGTGGAGGCGGCGAAGGAGAGCCCTGGCGCGGCCCAGCTCGCCCGCGGCTTGGACTCGGTGCTGGGAGAGTTCGCCTTCCCCCAGGAGTTCGTGGCTGAGGTGTGGGCAGCCGTCTGCCACCCCAAGGCGGGGCAGGAGTag
- the TBXA2R gene encoding LOW QUALITY PROTEIN: thromboxane A2 receptor (The sequence of the model RefSeq protein was modified relative to this genomic sequence to represent the inferred CDS: deleted 2 bases in 1 codon) → MGWGRSCADKAQPLPYSPLASCLSLANLGCGQGRKRRPAEAGQPAVPLRRNAGPRARAAPRTPLAPALAPATAARASQPPAARFRDSSSLLGFYPNTLCLSMARPGRSLPNLETPNPGAGGQRGRGTGLRVSPLQDLPTPHASSCSPLRGGRCAARSQAGCAPAARPRACPSIAASPGAESPVSPAPLGEVGSVLALAGGTPWAQARRAPETTRRNEMGRGEMDAPNSSAAGPSDTCFGVFNASDGPNNAQNSITSPWFSTAFGLIGLCSNLFALCVLLSSSRKLSSQARSSFLIFLCGLVVTDFMGLLVTASVIIPYHFIKFAWAKVDPGCHLCNFLGFSMVFFGQCPLLLGATMAGERFFGINHPFSRSTSISKRRAWSIVGLVWGFSCLLGLLPVLGLGRYTLQFPGSWCFLTLLPDTGDVVFCLLFALLGIFSVLLSFILNTVSVVTLCRVYHDRESVQRRRDSEVEMMVQLVGIMIIATICWMPLLIFIVQTVLQQLPADGRIQTLPTETQKMLLIYIRMVTWNQILDPWVYILFRRAVLQRIYPSLRPRPSILVLNPSLRRKLTADSVLQ, encoded by the exons atgggctggggcaggagctgtgctgATAAGGCGCAGCCTCTCCCGTACTCCCCATTAGCCTCTTGCCTTTCCCTCGCTAACCTCGGATGTGGCCAGGGCAGGAAGCGGCGCCCGGCGGAGGCAGGGCAGCCTGCGGTGCCTCTGCGGCGTAACGCTGGCCCACGGGCTCGCGCAGCGCCAAGAACCCCATTAGCGCCCGCACTGGCCCCCGCCACAGCTGCCAGAGCCTCTCAGCCTCCAGCAGCCCGTTTCAGagacagctcctctctgctgggatTTTACCCCAACACCCTTTGCCTCTCCATGGCCAGACCTGGAAGATCTCTGCCCAATCTGGAAACCCCAAACCCAGGCGCAGGGGGTCAGCGGGGGCGAGGCACCGGCCTCAGGGTTTCTCCTCTGCAGGACCTGCCGACCCCACACGCATCCTCCTGCAGTCCCCTGAGAGGGGGAAGATG TGCTGCGCGGTCCCAGGCCGGCTGCGCACCAGCTGCTCGGCCCCGAGCCTGCCCCAGCATCGCGGCCAGTCCTGGGGCAGAGTCCCCCGTGTCCCCGGCCCCGCTG GGCGAGGTGGGATCGGTGCTGGCACTGGCCGGGGGCACA CCATGGGCCCAAGCCAGGAGGGCGCCTGAAACCACCAGAAGGAACGAGATGGGGCGGGGGGAGATGGACGCCCCCAACAGCAGCGCAGCTGGACCCTCAGACACCTGCTTCGGGGTGTTCAACGCCAGCGATGGTCCAAACAACGCGCAGAACAGCATCACCTCGCCCTGGTTCTCCACTGCCTTCGGCCTCATCGGCCTCTGCTCCAACCTCTTCGCCCTCTGCGTCCTGCTCAGCTCCTCCCGCAAGCTGTCCAGCCAGGCCCGCTCctccttcctcatcttcctctgtgGGCTGGTGGTCACGGACTTCATGGGGCTGCTGGTGACGGCCTCGGTCATCATCCCCTACCACTTCATCAAGTTCGCCTGGGCCAAGGTGGACCCCGGCTGCCACCTCTGCAACTTTCTCGGCTTTTCCATGGTCTTCTTCGGGCAGTGCCCGCTGCTGCTGGGGGCCACCATGGCCGGTGAGAGGTTCTTTGGCATCAACCACCCCTTCTCCCGCTCCACCAGCATCTCCAAACGCCGCGCCTGGTCCATCGTGGGGCTGGTGTGgggcttctcctgcctgctggggctgctgccagtgctggggctggggcggtACACGCTGCAGTTCCCTGGCTCCTGGTGCTTCCTCACCCTCCTGCCTGACACCGGTGACGtcgtcttctgcctgctcttcgCCCTGCTGGGCATCTTCTCCGTGCTGCTCTCCTTCATCCTCAACACAGTCAGTGTGGTGACGCTCTGCCGTGTCTACCACGACCGGGAGTCGGTGCAGCGGCGCCGGGACAGCGAGGTGGAGATGATGGTGCAGCTGGTGGGCATCATGATCATCGCCACCATCTGCTGGATGCCCCTCCTG ATCTTCATCGTCCAGacagtcctgcagcagctcccagccgACGGCCGCATCCAGACGCTGCCCACAGAGACGCAGAAGATGCTGCTCATCTACATCCGCATGGTCACCTGGAACCAGATCCTGGACCCCTGGGTCTACATCCTCTTCCGACGGGCCGTGCTGCAGCGCATCTACCCCAGCCTGCGCCCCCGCCCCTCCATCCTCGTCCTCAACCCCTCCCTGCGCCGCAAGCTCACCGCTGACTCCGTCCTGCAGTAG
- the CACTIN gene encoding splicing factor Cactin: MGSGSRSPARRRRSRSRSRSRSPRRERGRQRSGSREKRRRRRSQSGERRREPSSGSDSGDERQKWKKKKSKSRDQHHKSQKKRRSRSRGRSSASSSERERDKQRARSRERRRKRDGSRSSVSSDSSPSLPRSQSREETGQQLSLQERLRLKEEKKKQAALMKALETPEEKRARRLAKKEAKERKKREKMGWGEEYMGYTNTDNPFGDNNLLGTFIWSKALEKKGISHLDEKDLKERNKRIQEDNRLELQKVKQLRLEREREKAMREQELEMLQREKEAEHFKTWEEQEDNFHLQQAKLRSKIRIRDGRAKPIDLLAKYISAEDDDLAVEMHEPYTFLNGLTVSDMEDLVEDIQVYMELEQGKNVDFWRDMTIITEDEIAKLRKLEASGKGGPGERRDGVNASVSSDVQSVFKGKTYNQLQVLYQGIESKIRAGGPNLDIGYWESLLQQLKAYMARARLRERHQDVLRQKLYKLKQEQGVESEPLFPIIKREPASPSDRLDPEESIVVQPGPSLEPEAEQDAEAKAEAEGEAVLMEEDLIQQSLDDYDAGKYSPRLLGTNELPFDAHVLEAEEDTHRLLLLRQQLQVTGDATESADDIFFRKAKEGMGADEAQFSVEMPLTGKAYLWADKYRPRKPRFFNRVHTGFEWNKYNQTHYDFDNPPPKIVQGYKFNIFYPDLIDKRSTPEYFLEACQDNKDFAILRFHAGPPYEDIAFKIVNREWEYSHRHGFRCQFANGIFQLWFHFKRYRYRR, from the exons ATGGGCTCGGGGTCGCGcagcccggcgcggcggcggcggtcccggtcccggtcccggtcccggtcaccgcggcgggagcggggccggcagCGCTCCGGCAGCCGGGAGAAGCGGCGGAGGCGGCGCAGTCAGAGCGGGGAGCGCCGCCGGGAGCCGAGCTCGGG CTCTGACTCTGGTGATGAGAgacagaaatggaagaagaagaaaagcaaaagcagggaCCAACACCATAAAAGCCAGAAGAAACGCCGCTCACGGTCCCGGGGTCGCTCCTCTGCCTCGAGCTCAGAGCGCGAGCGAGACAAGCAGAGAGCccggagcagagagcggcggaGAAAGAGAGATGGCTCCAGGTCTTCTGTGTCCTCTGACagctctccctccctgccacGATCCCAGAGCAGGGAGGAGACGGGACAACAGCTGAGCCTCCAGGAGCGCTTGAGgctgaaggaggagaagaagaagcaGGCTGCGCTCATGAAAGCCTTGGAGACACCTGAGGAGAAACGGGCTCGCCGGCTGGCCAAGAAGGAGGCCAAGGAGAGGAAGAAGCGGGAGAagatggggtggggagaggagtaCATGGGTTACACCAACACCGACAATCCCTTTGGGGACAACAACCTGCTGGGCACCTTCATCTGGAGCAAG GCGCTGGAAaagaaagggatcagccaccTGGATGAGAAGGACCTGAAGGAGAGGAACAAGCGAATCCAGGAGGACAATCGCCTGGAGCTGCAGAAG GTGAAGCAGCTGCGCCTGGAGCGGGAGCGGGAGAAGGCGATgcgggagcaggagctggagatGCTGCAGCGGGAGAAGGAGGCAGAGCACTTCAAAacctgggaggagcaggaggatAACTTCCACCTGCAGCAGGCCAAGCTGCG GTCCAAGATCCGGATTCGGGATGGGAGAGCAAAACCTATTGACCTTCTGGCCAAGTACATCAGTGCGGAGGATGACGACTTGGCTGTGGAGATGCACGAGCCCTACACCTTCCTGAATGGCCTGACTGTCTCCGACATGGAGGATCTGGTGGAGGACATCCAG GTTTACATggagctggagcaagggaagaacGTGGACTTCTGGAGGGACATGACCATCATCACGGAGGATGAGATAGCCAAGCTCCGCAAACTGGAGGCCTCTGGGAAAGGAGGCCCAG GGGAGCGTCGGGATGGTGTCAACGCTTCCGTCAGCTCGGACGTGCAGTCCGTGTTCAAGGGGAAGACGTACAACCAGCTGCAGGTGCTGTACCAGGGCATCGAGAGCAAGATCCGGGCAGGAGGGCCCAACCTTGACATTGGGTACTGGGAgagcctgctgcagcagctgaaggctTACATGGCTCGGGCCAG GCTGCGGGAGCGGCACCAGGACGTGCTGCGCCAGAAGCTGTACAAGTTGAAGCAGGAACAGGGTGTGGAGAGCGAACCACTCTTCCCCATCATTAAGCGGGAGCCAGCGTCCCCCAGTGACAG GCTGGACCCAGAGGAGAGCATCGTGGTACAGCCGGGGCCGTCCTTGGAGCCCGAGGCTGAGCAGGATGCAGAGGccaaagcagaggcagaggggGAAGCCGTGCTGATGGAGGAGGACCTGATCCAGCAGAGCCTGGACGACTACGATGCGGGCAAGTACAGCCCCCGGCTGCTGGGCACCAACGAGCTGCCCTTCGATGCCCACGTGCTGGAGGCCGAGGAGGACACGCACCGGCTGCTGCTCCTGCGGCAGCAGCTCCAGGTCACAG GTGATGCCACCGAGAGCGCCGATGACATCTTCTTCCGTAAGGCCAAGGAGGGCATGGGCGCGGACGAGGCGCAGTTCAGCGTGGAAATGCCCCTCACGGGCAAGGCCTACCTCTGGGCTGACAAGTACCGGCCCCGCAAGCCCCGCTTCTTCAACCGGGTGCACACGGGCTTCGAGTGGAACAAGTACAATCAGACCCACTACGACTTCGACAACCCGCCCCCCAAGATCGTGCAGGGCTACAAGTTCAACATCTTTTACCCCGACCTCATCGACAAGCGCTCGACGCCCGAGTACTTCCTGGAGGCCTGTCAGGACAACAAGGACTTTGCCATCCTGCGCTTCCACGCCGGGCCACCCTACGAGGACATCGCCTTCAAGATCGTCAACCGGGAGTGGGAGTACTCCCACCGCCACGGCTTCCGCTGCCAGTTTGCCAACGGGATCTTCCAGCTCTGGTTCCACTTCAAGCGTTACCGTTACCGCAGGTGA